One Primulina tabacum isolate GXHZ01 chromosome 10, ASM2559414v2, whole genome shotgun sequence DNA segment encodes these proteins:
- the LOC142505278 gene encoding abscisic acid receptor PYL4-like has translation MKMPSQSSLLLQRIKETPTTYAAAVCKQTYRHPSAAQVPDHVLHHHNHAVGPNQGCSAVSQHVSAPVSTVWSVVRRFDNPQAYKHFIKSCHVILGDGDVGTLREIHVISGLPAVSSTERLEILDDERHVIGFSVVGGDHRLANYRSVTTLHAAEDGGGTVVVESYVVDVPQGNTKEETCVFVDTIVKCNLQSLAHIAEASARRNANKYI, from the coding sequence ATGAAAATGCCTTCCCAATCCTCCCTTCTGCTCCAGAGAATCAAAGAAACCCCCACCACTTATGCAGCAGCCGTGTGCAAGCAAACCTACCGCCATCCCTCCGCCGCTCAAGTCCCGGACCACGTGTTACACCACCACAACCACGCCGTAGGCCCGAACCAGGGCTGCTCCGCCGTCTCCCAGCACGTCTCAGCTCCTGTCTCCACTGTTTGGTCCGTCGTCCGCCGATTCGACAACCCGCAGGCCTACAAGCACTTCATCAAGAGCTGCCACGTGATCCTCGGGGACGGCGACGTCGGCACCCTCCGGGAGATCCATGTCATATCCGGGCTTCCCGCCGTGAGCAGCACCGAGCGTTTGGAGATCCTGGACGACGAGCGGCATGTCATCGGCTTCAGCGTCGTCGGCGGGGATCACCGCCTGGCGAACTACAGGTCCGTCACGACGCTGCATGCGGCGGAGGACGGAGGAGGCACGGTGGTGGTGGAGTCGTACGTGGTGGACGTGCCGCAAGGTAACACTAAAGAAGAAACCTGTGTTTTTGTGGACACAATCGTGAAATGCAATCTTCAGTCCTTGGCGCATATTGCCGAGGCTTCAGCTAGGCGTAAcgcaaataaatatatttaa